From Oenococcus sicerae, the proteins below share one genomic window:
- the topA gene encoding type I DNA topoisomerase → MVTKKTKAKKLVIVESPAKARTIENYLGKDYQVLASMGHIRDLPKSQLGVDTEHNYEPKYINIRGKAPLINSLKKAAKAASAVYVASDPDREGEAIAWHLEHILGLPENGKNRVTFNEITKPAVKEAFKHPRGIEQDLVDAQQARRVLDRLVGYSISPILWKKVKRGLSAGRVQSVALGLILDKEKEISAFIPQEYWRLDADFKAGKHEFSAEFYGTDGKKIKLENQKIVSAILKRINSDEDFQITDLSTKESKRNAPNPFTTSTLQQTANSQLNYHARKTMQIAQGLYEGLSLPKVGHVGLITYMRTDSTRLSETAQTMAKEFILKEYGEEYYHRHNVVKKSDTVQDAHEAVRPTDVKRTPESLKTILTHDQYRLYNLIWSRFVASQMSEQKLENQALMIEQNKVTWRSTGIKVLFEGWTKALKTSSTKNNILPALKIGDHVQMVNNFPEQHYTLPPARYTEASLIKALEEIGVGRPSTYAPTMDTLQRRGYIGFDQKKIVPTDLGDIVQDVVVKSFPEVTDKSFTSKIESELDKVEVGDSKWQTVIDEFYKPFSQEVDAALENIEKVPIYDRIAPELCDTCGGLMVIRRSRRGEFYACSRFPDCHGTKSIVEQIGMKCPKCGIGEVVVKRTKRGRVFYGCSRYPDCDFASWTKPKKPEVKETANAK, encoded by the coding sequence GTGGTAACTAAAAAGACAAAAGCAAAAAAATTAGTCATTGTTGAAAGTCCCGCTAAAGCACGGACGATCGAGAATTATTTAGGGAAAGATTATCAGGTATTAGCATCTATGGGTCACATTCGCGACCTGCCTAAATCGCAGTTAGGTGTAGACACCGAGCATAATTATGAACCCAAGTATATTAATATTCGTGGTAAAGCACCACTGATTAATTCATTAAAAAAAGCAGCTAAAGCAGCATCTGCTGTGTATGTTGCGTCAGATCCGGATCGTGAAGGCGAAGCGATCGCTTGGCATTTGGAACATATTTTAGGTTTACCTGAAAATGGTAAAAATCGGGTCACTTTTAATGAAATAACCAAACCAGCTGTCAAAGAAGCTTTCAAACACCCGCGTGGCATCGAACAAGATCTCGTTGATGCTCAGCAGGCAAGAAGAGTTTTGGACCGCCTGGTTGGATACTCAATTAGTCCCATTCTTTGGAAAAAAGTAAAACGGGGTCTTTCTGCTGGCCGTGTTCAATCTGTTGCCTTAGGGCTGATCCTTGACAAAGAAAAAGAAATTTCAGCCTTCATTCCTCAGGAGTATTGGCGTTTAGATGCTGATTTTAAAGCTGGTAAACATGAATTTTCCGCCGAATTTTACGGTACTGATGGTAAAAAAATCAAGTTAGAAAATCAAAAAATCGTTTCCGCTATTCTAAAAAGAATCAACTCTGACGAAGATTTTCAAATTACAGACTTATCAACTAAAGAGTCTAAACGCAATGCACCAAATCCTTTTACAACTTCGACTTTACAGCAAACAGCCAATTCACAGTTGAATTATCATGCCCGTAAAACCATGCAGATCGCGCAAGGGCTTTACGAAGGACTTAGCTTGCCAAAAGTTGGCCATGTGGGCTTAATTACTTATATGCGTACCGATTCGACTCGTTTATCAGAAACGGCTCAAACGATGGCCAAAGAATTCATTTTAAAGGAATACGGCGAGGAGTATTATCACCGTCATAATGTTGTTAAAAAATCGGATACGGTCCAAGACGCCCATGAAGCGGTCCGCCCAACCGATGTCAAGCGCACGCCAGAATCTTTGAAAACAATTTTAACTCATGATCAATACCGTCTTTATAACTTGATTTGGTCTCGTTTCGTTGCCAGCCAAATGAGTGAGCAGAAGTTAGAGAACCAGGCACTGATGATCGAACAAAATAAAGTCACTTGGCGTTCAACTGGTATCAAAGTTCTTTTTGAAGGTTGGACTAAAGCACTCAAAACATCTTCAACGAAGAATAATATTTTACCAGCATTAAAAATTGGTGATCATGTTCAAATGGTTAATAATTTTCCAGAACAGCATTATACATTGCCGCCTGCCCGATATACCGAAGCCAGCCTGATCAAAGCGTTGGAAGAAATAGGTGTAGGACGTCCATCAACCTATGCGCCAACCATGGATACCTTGCAACGGCGCGGTTATATCGGATTTGATCAGAAAAAAATCGTGCCGACAGACCTTGGCGACATTGTACAAGATGTCGTTGTGAAATCTTTTCCTGAAGTAACAGATAAAAGTTTCACTTCAAAAATCGAAAGCGAATTGGACAAAGTCGAGGTCGGAGATTCTAAATGGCAAACAGTTATTGATGAATTCTATAAGCCTTTCAGTCAAGAGGTCGATGCTGCTCTAGAAAACATTGAAAAGGTCCCAATTTATGATCGAATTGCACCTGAATTATGTGATACTTGTGGCGGTCTGATGGTCATTCGTCGATCGAGAAGGGGTGAATTTTATGCTTGTTCCCGTTTTCCAGACTGTCATGGGACAAAATCAATTGTTGAACAAATTGGTATGAAATGTCCAAAATGCGGTATTGGTGAGGTTGTTGTTAAACGAACAAAGCGCGGCCGCGTCTTTTACGGCTGTTCTCGCTATCCCGACTGTGATTTTGCTAGTTGGACAAAACCAAAAAAGCCCGAGGTTAAAGAAACAGCTAATGCAAAATAA
- the xerC gene encoding tyrosine recombinase XerC, translating into MGSATNQIKEYERYLRAERQYSVRTITAYHRDIYEFVVFFKQNGGFSLFSAIDRFDVRIYLNHLYEKQLAKTSIARKISSLRSFYHFLIENNFAQTNPFTNVNFRFKNKKLPEFLYPAEVLIYLKAAADPKSTEHLRNSALIELLYATGMRIFEITNLTFGQIDFKSQIVNVIGKGQKQRIIPFGRPALNALQNYLPWREQIMQKFARQHPYIFINTRGEQLTETGAEYILKQVSKRSNLTANVHPHMLRHSFATHLLNNGADIRTVQELLGHASLSTTQIYTHVTTENLQEGYKKFFDRAKIKTNE; encoded by the coding sequence ATGGGTTCAGCAACAAACCAAATTAAAGAATATGAGCGTTATTTAAGAGCTGAACGGCAGTATTCTGTACGTACGATCACGGCTTATCACCGGGATATTTATGAATTTGTCGTTTTTTTCAAACAAAATGGCGGATTTAGTCTTTTTTCTGCAATTGACAGATTTGATGTGCGGATCTATTTGAATCATTTATATGAAAAACAACTGGCCAAAACATCGATTGCTCGAAAAATATCCAGTTTAAGGAGCTTTTATCATTTTTTGATCGAAAATAATTTCGCCCAGACAAATCCATTTACGAACGTTAATTTTCGTTTTAAGAATAAAAAGCTACCAGAATTTTTGTACCCGGCAGAAGTTTTGATCTATTTAAAAGCAGCAGCTGACCCAAAATCTACCGAACATCTACGCAATTCAGCCTTGATCGAACTGCTTTATGCGACAGGCATGCGAATTTTCGAGATCACAAACCTTACTTTTGGGCAAATTGATTTTAAAAGTCAGATCGTAAATGTGATCGGAAAAGGCCAAAAGCAGCGTATTATTCCCTTTGGCCGGCCGGCGCTCAATGCTTTGCAAAATTATCTGCCTTGGCGCGAACAGATCATGCAGAAATTTGCTCGGCAGCATCCATATATTTTTATCAATACCCGCGGTGAACAGCTGACTGAAACTGGTGCTGAGTATATTTTGAAACAGGTTTCAAAGCGATCTAACTTGACTGCAAACGTTCATCCCCATATGCTGCGACACTCGTTTGCAACACATTTATTAAACAATGGTGCAGATATCAGGACGGTTCAAGAGCTGCTGGGCCATGCCAGTCTATCGACGACTCAAATTTATACACATGTTACAACGGAAAATCTGCAAGAAGGTTATAAAAAATTCTTCGATCGGGCTAAAATAAAAACTAATGAATGA
- a CDS encoding aldose 1-epimerase family protein, with protein MNDYQLTNKYLTVGIKSAGAELTSIKANDDGYEYLWQGDPAIWKRHAPILFPIVGRLQDDSYFFQDKEYHMSQHGFARDIDWKTVSSSSTKLVLQIQSTEETLAHYPFKFSLQVMYELNDRQLKVDYQVRNTDEKTMFFSIGGHPAFNADFASATVSADKATFDHYVLAGNYLNPQAIGQFDFSSAHQISRSDFAHDAIILKAPEGSTELTLRTDVAAKHLSSNSLRKTASVSINAVNLEFFGIWSKATDDAPFVALEPWWGVADTIDTNKKLADKLGIMPLAVNKEKVFHYSMRFL; from the coding sequence ATGAATGACTATCAATTAACAAATAAATATTTAACAGTTGGCATTAAAAGTGCTGGTGCCGAACTGACTTCAATTAAAGCAAATGATGATGGCTATGAATATTTATGGCAAGGAGATCCAGCTATTTGGAAACGACATGCGCCAATTCTTTTTCCGATAGTTGGTCGTTTACAAGACGACAGTTACTTTTTTCAAGACAAAGAATATCATATGTCGCAGCATGGATTTGCTCGCGATATCGACTGGAAAACAGTTTCCAGCAGCAGTACGAAATTAGTTCTGCAAATACAGTCGACTGAAGAGACGCTAGCGCACTATCCCTTCAAATTCAGCTTACAAGTAATGTATGAGCTTAATGACCGTCAACTAAAAGTTGATTATCAAGTACGGAATACCGATGAAAAAACGATGTTCTTTTCAATCGGCGGCCATCCGGCTTTTAATGCTGACTTTGCCAGTGCGACCGTTTCAGCTGATAAAGCAACCTTCGATCATTATGTTTTGGCCGGCAATTATTTGAATCCGCAAGCTATTGGACAGTTCGACTTTTCTTCTGCACACCAAATATCTAGATCTGATTTTGCTCATGATGCCATCATTTTAAAAGCTCCCGAAGGCTCAACTGAACTAACTTTACGCACCGACGTAGCTGCAAAACATTTGTCGTCTAATTCCTTACGCAAAACCGCCAGCGTTTCGATTAACGCAGTTAATTTAGAATTCTTCGGCATTTGGTCTAAAGCAACGGACGATGCACCCTTTGTTGCTCTTGAGCCTTGGTGGGGCGTTGCAGATACGATTGATACAAATAAAAAACTAGCAGATAAATTAGGTATTATGCCGCTAGCCGTTAATAAAGAAAAAGTTTTCCATTATTCAATGCGTTTTCTTTGA
- the plsY gene encoding glycerol-3-phosphate 1-O-acyltransferase PlsY — translation MIFKTIIFIVLAYLIGSLMSGYWIGRFFYHKDIRDLGSGNIGTTNVFRTLGIKAGIIVMILDIAKGVVAVLLPVFFGSIAVSPLILGLIAVLGHCFSVFMHFHGGKAVATTAGVMLGYNWRFFLVCFAILLFVLFLTSMMSAASISSFIFGTAYTFIFLQDHLLSIICVIATLVTLYAHRENIKRIFKGTESMLPLGLRYWLSKKTH, via the coding sequence GTGATTTTTAAAACGATTATATTTATTGTTCTTGCTTATTTGATTGGCTCTTTAATGTCTGGGTACTGGATCGGCAGATTTTTTTATCACAAAGATATTCGTGATTTAGGATCTGGCAATATTGGGACAACGAACGTTTTTCGAACATTAGGCATTAAAGCCGGCATCATTGTGATGATTCTCGACATTGCAAAGGGCGTGGTTGCAGTCTTGCTGCCTGTCTTTTTTGGGTCGATTGCAGTTAGTCCCTTAATTTTGGGTCTTATCGCCGTTCTTGGCCATTGTTTTTCTGTTTTTATGCATTTTCACGGTGGCAAAGCCGTTGCGACAACGGCTGGTGTTATGCTGGGCTATAATTGGCGATTCTTTCTCGTTTGTTTCGCGATTTTGCTGTTTGTTCTTTTTCTGACGTCGATGATGAGTGCGGCCTCGATTTCAAGTTTTATTTTCGGAACGGCTTACACTTTTATTTTTTTGCAGGATCATTTGTTATCGATCATTTGCGTCATAGCAACCCTTGTGACGCTCTATGCCCATCGAGAAAATATCAAACGAATTTTCAAGGGTACGGAGTCCATGCTGCCTTTAGGTCTTAGGTATTGGCTTTCAAAGAAAACGCATTGA
- the parE gene encoding DNA topoisomerase IV subunit B, producing the protein MTKNKENSYNESDIKILEGLEAVRVRPGMYIGSTDTRGLHHLVWEIVDNAVDEILAGYGDAIQVIIHKDNSITVIDHGRGMPTGMHASGRPTPEVILTVLHAGGKFGQGGYKTAGGLHGVGSSVVNALSEHLTVVINRDGFKYQEDFENGGHPVGTLKKIGKTKDLTGTTITFKPDSSIFSTTVYKFQTIADRLRESAFLLKGTKIILTDERTDPQTVEEYQYNEGIKEFVDYLNEGKSVIGKVMYFDGIQQGIEVEVAAQYNDGYSETLLSFVNNVRTPDGGTHETGMRVAWTKAFNDYARKVGLLKDKDTNFEGSDVREGLSVVINLRVPENILQFEGQTKEKLGTMEARSAVGSVIEEQLGRYLMENGDFAQNLVRKALRAREARQAARKARDESRSGKKKKGRELLLSGKLTPAQSKDASKNELFLVEGDSAGGSAKQGRSRKFQAVLPLRGKVLNTEKASLEELLKNEEISTMIYTIGAGVGSDFSLKDAAYNKVIIMTDADDDGAHIQTLLLTFFYKYMRPLIEAGNIYIALPPLYKVTSGSGKNKNEDFAWTNEELASLTKKAGRGYAITRYKGLGEMDASLLWETTMDPDKRTLIRVKIEDAALAEKRVTILMGDQVPPRRKWIEDNVVFSLDEAGSILDTVNGNDGTYHPELDRKGNN; encoded by the coding sequence ATGACAAAAAATAAAGAAAATTCTTACAATGAATCAGATATAAAAATTTTGGAAGGCTTAGAAGCTGTCCGCGTTCGACCTGGTATGTATATTGGCTCGACGGATACGCGAGGTTTACATCATTTAGTTTGGGAGATCGTCGACAATGCTGTTGATGAAATTTTAGCTGGTTATGGTGATGCCATTCAAGTTATAATTCACAAAGACAACTCGATCACCGTGATCGATCATGGCCGTGGTATGCCGACTGGGATGCATGCCTCTGGTAGGCCCACGCCAGAGGTGATTTTGACGGTCTTGCATGCTGGCGGTAAATTTGGTCAAGGCGGCTACAAAACTGCCGGTGGTCTTCACGGTGTTGGCTCATCAGTCGTGAATGCCCTGTCCGAGCATTTAACAGTTGTGATCAATCGCGATGGCTTTAAGTATCAAGAAGATTTCGAAAATGGTGGACATCCGGTCGGCACATTGAAAAAAATCGGCAAAACCAAAGACTTGACCGGCACGACGATTACTTTTAAACCAGATTCATCCATTTTTTCGACGACTGTTTATAAATTTCAAACAATTGCCGATAGACTGCGTGAATCAGCTTTTCTGCTCAAAGGCACGAAGATAATTCTGACCGATGAGCGAACCGATCCACAAACAGTTGAAGAATATCAGTACAATGAAGGTATCAAAGAATTCGTTGACTATCTCAACGAGGGCAAGTCGGTCATTGGCAAAGTGATGTATTTTGACGGTATTCAGCAAGGGATTGAAGTCGAAGTAGCAGCTCAGTACAACGATGGGTACTCAGAAACGCTACTATCCTTTGTTAACAACGTTCGCACACCGGATGGTGGTACTCACGAAACCGGTATGCGCGTGGCTTGGACCAAGGCGTTTAACGATTATGCGAGAAAAGTCGGCTTATTAAAAGACAAAGATACCAACTTTGAGGGTTCAGATGTTCGTGAAGGTCTTTCAGTTGTCATCAATCTGCGTGTACCAGAAAATATTCTGCAATTTGAGGGTCAAACTAAAGAAAAGCTCGGTACGATGGAAGCCCGTTCAGCTGTTGGCTCGGTGATCGAAGAACAATTAGGCAGATATTTAATGGAAAATGGCGATTTTGCCCAAAATCTTGTTCGAAAAGCTTTGCGTGCCCGTGAGGCTCGGCAAGCAGCTCGCAAGGCACGCGACGAGTCTCGCTCTGGCAAAAAGAAAAAAGGTCGGGAACTGCTGCTTTCTGGCAAGTTAACACCAGCGCAGTCAAAAGATGCCTCTAAAAATGAGCTCTTCTTAGTTGAAGGTGACTCGGCTGGCGGTTCAGCTAAACAGGGTCGCTCACGCAAATTTCAGGCAGTATTGCCTTTAAGAGGCAAAGTACTCAATACTGAAAAAGCTAGTTTGGAAGAACTGCTGAAAAATGAAGAGATCAGTACAATGATTTACACGATCGGTGCTGGCGTTGGAAGTGATTTCAGTCTTAAAGATGCAGCTTATAACAAAGTAATTATCATGACTGATGCCGATGATGACGGTGCGCATATCCAGACACTATTGCTGACTTTCTTTTACAAGTACATGCGTCCTTTAATCGAAGCTGGCAACATTTATATTGCATTACCGCCCTTGTATAAAGTGACCTCTGGAAGCGGAAAAAATAAAAACGAAGATTTTGCTTGGACTAATGAAGAACTTGCCAGTCTAACTAAAAAGGCCGGCCGTGGTTACGCCATCACACGGTATAAAGGACTGGGTGAAATGGATGCGAGTCTGTTATGGGAAACAACCATGGATCCGGACAAAAGAACTTTGATTCGAGTCAAAATCGAAGATGCAGCTTTAGCTGAAAAACGTGTGACGATCCTGATGGGCGATCAAGTACCGCCAAGACGCAAATGGATTGAAGACAACGTCGTTTTCTCTTTGGATGAAGCAGGCTCGATCCTTGATACAGTCAACGGAAATGATGGCACATATCATCCAGAACTCGATCGAAAGGGGAATAATTAA
- the parC gene encoding DNA topoisomerase IV subunit A — protein MAEESRIQELSLEDVMGERFGRYSKYIIQERALPDIRDGLKPVQRRILFAMNEDGNNYQHAYRKSAKAVGNVMGNYHPHGDSSIYDALVRMSQSWKMRETLIDMNGNNGSIDNDPPAAMRYTEARLSMIASEMLTDLDQQAVDMVLNFDDTRYEPTVLPSRIPNLLVNGASGISAGYATEIPPHNLSEVVNALIYLLAHPAASLDDLMTYVKGPDFPTGGIIQGIDGIKNAYTTGRGKIYLRSKTEIKQLKANKKQIEISELPYEVNKSALVARIDEIRVNKDVNGITEVRDDTSREGLLIVIELSKDANAEGILDYLFKKTDLQIAYNFNMTAIEKQRPVPVGLKQALSAFLDFRKEVIRRRTEFELKKAQKRQEIVEGLIKMLSVLDEVVSTIRTSESRKNAKDNLIEKFGFSDPQAEAIVTLQLYRLTNTDVLALQEEHDQLTAQITDFNLILTDPNVLSKVIKGELKDIDKKYASPRRSQIQAEVSELKIDTAVMIANEDVIVQITKNGYAKRASFRSYKATDENGLTEDDYPVYLARVNTLSHLFIFTNKGNLIYRQVYELTDSKWKDAGEHFSQEISGMTEDETIVKVFDFENLNHKGSFVFASSDAFVKQVDMTALAPSKYYKKRASKAIAIKGHNQLTSVEFAATENHLVVLTTEKGYLYKFPLSEIASMTAKSSGAKPVKIAKKDRVVSMDVIESEDLVVLITDRGHLKIINSIEIPISTVDSIQRAESIFMTDDLIGGAQAINPESRPQLQAVTSKDQLIDFSVNPANSAGLDDEFKRKIKLAKNSIIVKVRLKQEVVENG, from the coding sequence ATGGCTGAAGAATCGCGAATTCAAGAGCTAAGCCTTGAGGATGTGATGGGCGAACGTTTCGGCCGTTACTCCAAATACATTATTCAAGAGCGTGCACTGCCAGATATCAGAGATGGTTTGAAGCCCGTTCAGCGCCGTATTTTGTTTGCTATGAACGAAGACGGTAATAACTACCAGCATGCTTATCGAAAATCAGCTAAAGCAGTCGGCAACGTCATGGGCAATTATCATCCGCATGGTGATTCATCAATCTATGATGCCTTAGTTCGTATGAGCCAAAGTTGGAAAATGCGCGAGACCTTAATCGATATGAACGGCAATAATGGTTCGATCGATAATGATCCACCAGCTGCCATGCGTTATACGGAAGCCCGTTTATCAATGATCGCAAGTGAGATGTTAACCGATCTTGATCAACAGGCAGTCGATATGGTTTTAAATTTTGACGATACACGCTATGAGCCTACGGTTTTGCCCAGCCGTATCCCAAATCTTTTGGTCAATGGTGCCTCAGGTATTTCAGCTGGTTACGCAACAGAAATTCCGCCGCACAATCTAAGCGAAGTTGTCAATGCCTTGATTTATCTGCTAGCTCATCCAGCTGCTTCGCTTGATGATCTAATGACTTACGTTAAGGGTCCAGATTTCCCGACCGGAGGCATTATTCAAGGCATTGACGGGATAAAAAATGCTTATACGACGGGACGTGGCAAAATTTATTTGCGTTCCAAAACTGAGATCAAGCAGTTAAAAGCTAATAAAAAACAAATCGAGATCAGTGAATTGCCTTACGAAGTGAATAAATCAGCTTTAGTAGCCCGCATTGATGAAATTCGTGTTAACAAGGACGTCAATGGTATTACCGAAGTTCGAGATGATACAAGCCGCGAGGGTCTGCTGATCGTGATCGAATTGTCAAAAGATGCCAATGCTGAAGGGATCTTAGATTATTTATTCAAAAAAACAGATTTACAAATTGCCTATAACTTCAATATGACTGCGATTGAAAAACAGCGGCCGGTACCTGTTGGACTAAAACAAGCATTATCGGCTTTTTTGGATTTTCGAAAGGAGGTCATTCGTCGAAGGACTGAATTCGAATTGAAGAAGGCACAAAAACGTCAAGAAATCGTCGAAGGGCTGATCAAAATGCTTAGCGTCTTGGACGAAGTTGTTTCAACGATCAGGACCTCTGAAAGCCGCAAAAATGCTAAAGATAATTTAATCGAGAAATTTGGTTTTTCAGATCCGCAAGCAGAGGCGATCGTGACATTGCAGCTTTATCGTTTGACCAATACGGACGTCTTAGCTTTGCAAGAAGAACATGATCAGCTGACTGCTCAAATAACTGATTTCAATCTGATTCTGACCGATCCAAATGTGCTGAGCAAAGTGATCAAAGGCGAACTGAAAGACATTGATAAAAAATATGCCAGTCCTCGTCGAAGCCAAATTCAAGCGGAAGTCAGCGAACTAAAAATCGATACGGCTGTTATGATCGCAAATGAAGATGTTATTGTTCAGATCACAAAAAATGGTTATGCAAAACGTGCTTCTTTTCGTTCCTACAAGGCAACAGATGAAAATGGTTTGACTGAGGATGATTATCCAGTCTACTTGGCCCGGGTGAATACATTAAGCCATTTATTTATTTTCACAAATAAGGGCAATTTGATTTATCGACAAGTCTATGAGCTCACAGATAGTAAGTGGAAAGATGCCGGTGAACATTTCTCTCAGGAAATTTCCGGCATGACTGAAGATGAGACGATCGTCAAGGTATTTGATTTCGAGAATCTCAATCATAAAGGCAGTTTTGTTTTTGCAAGCAGTGATGCTTTTGTTAAACAAGTTGATATGACTGCGTTAGCGCCAAGCAAATACTATAAAAAACGGGCCAGCAAGGCCATCGCGATCAAAGGCCACAATCAATTGACCTCAGTCGAATTTGCTGCAACAGAAAATCATTTAGTTGTTTTAACAACTGAGAAGGGCTATCTTTACAAGTTTCCTTTGAGCGAGATCGCATCTATGACGGCTAAGTCATCTGGGGCAAAGCCAGTCAAAATTGCTAAAAAGGATCGAGTTGTTTCCATGGACGTGATCGAATCAGAAGATTTGGTTGTTTTGATTACCGATCGCGGTCATCTCAAAATCATTAATTCAATTGAAATTCCAATCTCAACGGTTGATTCGATTCAAAGAGCTGAATCAATTTTTATGACAGATGACTTGATTGGCGGAGCACAGGCGATCAATCCAGAATCCAGACCCCAGTTACAGGCGGTCACGAGTAAAGACCAATTGATAGATTTTTCAGTTAATCCTGCAAATTCAGCTGGTTTAGACGATGAATTCAAACGAAAAATCAAGCTAGCAAAAAATAGTATTATTGTTAAGGTTAGATTAAAACAAGAGGTAGTTGAAAATGGCTAA
- a CDS encoding manganese-dependent inorganic pyrophosphatase, translated as MAKELVFGHQNPDTDAIAAAIAASYYLNEKGMDTEAVALGKPNDETNFALNYFGVDALRVITKADTKEVVLVDHNETAQSVANIDDVTVTHVFDHHKIDFKTSAPLFYHAEALGSTSTILYEFFKKDGIEIPTKIAGLMLSALISDTLLLKSPTTTDVDRDVIGKLAKIAGVDDVNDFGLDLLKAGTDLSKKTEKELIDGDAKTFKLAGKTFRIGQVNTVDIPSVLARKDALKVAIEAENASEGFNGFLFVITDILNSNSKALYFGEDSSKVAAAFQKELVDNLIDLPGVVSRKKQVVPPLTDSFK; from the coding sequence ATGGCTAAAGAATTAGTTTTCGGACATCAGAATCCCGATACAGACGCAATCGCAGCCGCAATTGCAGCATCGTATTATTTAAATGAAAAAGGCATGGACACTGAGGCAGTCGCTTTAGGAAAACCTAACGACGAAACAAACTTCGCTTTGAATTATTTCGGTGTTGATGCTTTACGCGTCATTACCAAAGCAGATACCAAAGAAGTTGTTTTGGTTGATCATAACGAAACGGCACAATCAGTTGCAAACATTGATGATGTCACTGTGACGCATGTTTTTGATCATCATAAGATCGATTTTAAGACTAGTGCGCCATTGTTCTATCATGCAGAAGCATTGGGATCCACTTCGACGATTTTATATGAATTTTTCAAAAAGGACGGTATTGAAATTCCCACAAAGATCGCCGGTCTAATGCTTTCAGCTTTAATTTCAGACACTTTGCTGCTCAAAAGTCCGACAACAACCGATGTTGATCGCGATGTGATCGGTAAATTGGCTAAAATTGCCGGTGTTGATGACGTTAATGACTTTGGTCTCGATTTACTCAAGGCGGGTACCGATTTATCTAAAAAAACTGAAAAAGAATTAATTGATGGTGATGCTAAGACCTTCAAATTAGCTGGTAAAACCTTCCGGATCGGCCAAGTTAATACAGTTGATATTCCTAGTGTTTTAGCTCGTAAAGATGCTTTAAAAGTTGCAATTGAAGCCGAAAATGCAAGTGAAGGATTCAATGGTTTTCTGTTTGTGATCACGGATATCTTGAATTCTAATTCCAAGGCGCTCTACTTTGGCGAGGACAGTAGCAAAGTCGCTGCAGCTTTCCAAAAAGAACTGGTTGACAATTTGATCGATCTGCCAGGGGTCGTTTCACGCAAAAAACAAGTTGTACCACCTCTAACAGATTCATTTAAGTAA
- the rpmG gene encoding 50S ribosomal protein L33 yields the protein MAGKGQRDHVILGNDQTGERIYLTSKNRRNTPDRLVLKKYSPKLRKVVEFKEVK from the coding sequence ATGGCAGGTAAAGGACAAAGAGATCACGTGATTCTAGGCAATGATCAAACAGGTGAACGTATTTATTTGACTAGCAAAAATCGTCGTAATACACCTGATCGTCTCGTTTTGAAGAAGTATTCACCAAAATTACGTAAAGTTGTTGAATTTAAGGAGGTGAAATAA
- the rpsN gene encoding 30S ribosomal protein S14, producing the protein MAKKSKIEKEKKIEATVAKYAAKRAALKAAGDYQALAKLPRNASPVRAHNRDLTDGRPHAYMRAFGLSRLNFRELAHKGQIPGVRKASW; encoded by the coding sequence ATGGCAAAGAAGTCTAAGATCGAAAAAGAAAAGAAGATCGAAGCAACAGTTGCTAAGTATGCGGCTAAGCGTGCTGCACTAAAAGCTGCCGGCGACTACCAAGCACTTGCGAAGCTTCCACGTAATGCATCTCCAGTTCGTGCACATAATCGTGATTTAACAGATGGTCGTCCTCACGCATATATGCGCGCATTTGGTTTGAGTCGTTTGAATTTCCGAGAATTAGCTCATAAGGGTCAAATTCCTGGCGTTAGAAAAGCTAGTTGGTAA